GTTCGTTGCTGGGGGAGACCCAGGCGTATCGGGCAGCCGGGGCACTGGCCTGGCAGTGGATGAGCAGGGGCTGGCCCACTTGCACCTCCAGGTGGGCATCAGACTGCTCCAGGGTAGGGGCTGGCGAGGAGCAATTCTCAAAGACCTTGCTGTGAGTGAAAAAGCGCACCCGGGAGGAGGGCACGTTGAAGGCGATGCAGACGTGTTCCTCAAGGTAGTCGCACACAGAGCTGAAGCCACGCTGCCTCCAGCGGAGCAGCATGTGGTAGAGGCTGCAGCTGCAGCGGATGGGGTTGTTGTGCAGATAAAGGCCGTTCTTGATGAAGGCGGGAAGGGTGACCACCTCGCTCACCGGGATGCTGGCCAGCCAGTTGGTAGAGAGGTCCAGCACCCGGAGCTGCCTTGGGCTGAGCCCATGCAGGTCATGGAAGGAGAAGGCCGTCAGGCGATTGCAGCTCAAGTAGAGCCGGCTGAGTCTCCCCAGCCCCCGGAAGGCCCCGTGGTCCACAAAGCTGATGTGGTTGTTGTAGAGCAGCAGCTCCTCCAGTCCCGTGAGCCCCTCAAAGTCATGGTGGCCCACGGCACGGAGGCCATTGGAGGACAGGTCCAGTCGTCGGAGCCCACTGGCGTTGTGGAAGGCGCCCCGAGTCAGACTCCTCAACTGGTTGTGGGCCAGGCGAAGGATGTGCAGGCGGGGCAAGGCAACCAGCCAGCCAgggtggaggtggggaaggaCATTATAGCTCAGGTCCAGCACTGTGGTCATGACGGGCAGAGGGGCGGGCACAGCGTGGAGGTTTTGGTTGGCACAGCTCAGCAGATCCGAGGCACAGACGCACACCTTTGGGCAATGCTGGAGGACGTGGGATGCATTGTCCGGGGAGCCGTGGGTGTCCGCCTCAAGCAGGGGTGGCTTCTCCAGCCACGACCACAGCAAGCAGACCAGGACCAGAGATGCCATGGTGGGGTGGGGATGGGTGGCAGCCAAGCTCCTGGACCACGgatcccacccccaccccaggagTCGCCCGAAAGGGCTCCTGGCAGCCCTCTACGCTAAAAGTTGGAAACGAAGTCTCAGGCCCCAGTAGGAAGGGGCTGGCGAGCTAGCTGCGCCCGGCAGACCCAGAAAAGCCAGGAAGAGGTGGACTGCTTGGGGCCGCCCCAGACTTCAGAGGGCCACCAGCGGCTCTCTCAGCCGAGCGCGCCAAGCGCTGGACAGTGCCATCCCATCCCCGGCCAGGTGCGACTGAGCTCAGCCTTCCCACATGGGGCTGGCCCCCACCCCGTCCCCCAGCATCGTGCCGGCCGGCCCCTTGGCCTCACCTCCTGGCCGGCTGCCCCCTCTCCAGCGGGCCAGGCCCAGCCGGGGGGCGCGGGGTCGGATCCTCGTTCCCCTCCCGAACTTAGCGCTCAGCGTCCGGCTTCTGCTCCGCGCCTTCTTGTCTGTGTGTCTCCTGCTGGCTCTGGTGGTATTTACCCTGGTGGCCCAGCCGagagctggggagggggagggaggtggaGCCAACAGGCCTCCGATTGGTcccggggaggggaggggaggggaaggaggaggaggatgccCAGAAAATTAATGAATGGCTTGCAATTTCCGGCTGGCCGCCAGAGGACAGCATGGCTCTGGGACGGAGGCCGCCGGCCTGGGGACGGGCTCTTTGGGGCTGACTGCTTTTGGTGGAAGAGAGGGGATCCCAGGGGAGAGGCGGAGGGGAGCCGAGGCCCGTGTCCAGGGGGCTCAGCGACGGAGGGTGCCTGGAGAGCAATCAGCATGGCGGCAATTGTAAGCGTTTCCAGAATAATTAATTAGGATTCAGAAATTGCTTTATGGACGTGATTTCATTCCCTCTGTTGCAAAACAGGCCCTGCCGGTGGGAGTTTGTGGGAGTACTCTTGTTTGTATTTTAGGGAAACGAGGGGAGGGGAGCGAAGGTTAAGAGCAATGACTTGCTGGAGCGGGATGGCCGGGGAATAGTGGATGGGGCTGTCCCAGAAGGAGCAGCCTAGTTCAGAAGCGTCCCTGTTCCCAGAGAGTCCTTCAGGCTTGCCTGGGAGAGTTACTCTCATCCTAGTGAACCCTTCACCCTTGCCTTCCCTGGAGTTGGGGTTTGTGATGCCccaattcccttttattttttccctgcttCAGTGGGCGTTGGCCTTCCCCAAGAAAAGAATAGGGGAGGGTGGGAAGCTAGGGTGCTACCGCCATTTCCCAGGGATCTTCTGGCCAGGGCTGCCTCTGTCAGAATTATCTTTATCCTGAGACCTTTGGATAGTTTGGGTAATGCCTCTATTTCCATTGTTCACTCCCAGCTGATGGGAGTTGAAGATATTCCAGAAGACACAGCTTATAGCTGGTGACTTTGTTGTATCGATTTGCCTTCTGCTCCTCCCCTGGCCCTGCTGCCAAGGGCAGCGACCCAGGTCCCCTTGAGCTTCCAGACTTATAGAATCCCATCAACCCCAaagtctctctcccttcccccaccctccccaTCCAGCTTTGTCCAAATCCTGGAGAAAATGCTTGCCCAGATTGAAAGGGTCAAAAAATCTATTTAGGTGCAGATCCTTCTTAGGTATCCCAGTGGGAGAGAATGAAGGACTTATGGAGATTCGATTGGAAAAGAGACCTTTGGAGTTAGGACCCCAGGGTCCAACTTCCTGATGCGATGGGAACAGCTATTATCAATCTTCATAGATTATCAGAATTGGAAAGATCCTCTCAGGTGATATAATTATCTCTGACTAGGAATCCCCTAATGTTCCTAACAAATAACTAATCCCATTTCTGTTTAAAGATTTCCTTTAAAGAAACTTGTTACTTCTCAAGCAAGCCAGCCTACTTCATCTTGGGAGATCTGGCTTTACGTCAAGATGATATCTACTTCTCTGTGATCCATTGCTCCTGGATCTGCTCAGCAGAGCCAGGGCAGGCCTTCAAGCCTTCCCTATGATGGCCTTCCTAGTACTTGAAGACACTTGGCTATAAAACCTTTCTTTCCTCACCCCCAAGTCTAATTCTTTCAAATACACGGCTCCTTCACTATCCTGGTCATGTTCTTCTTGTGAATGTCCTTCCTATAATGTAGCTTCCAGAACTGAAAACAATATTCCCCATTGTCCAGAGCACTGTGTACAGCGCTCTCTGTTATCTTTTGAAAGATGCCCATTTCTCCCTATCACTACCTCTGGCCCCCTCAGAAGTTCTCAGTAAACACTGATTGTTTGCTCTATGGTGCTGAGTGCTAGATAGAAAAAGATGCCAAaggcagcccccccccccccctgccctgGCCTCAAGCTACTTCCTCAAAAGTCTCTGAAGTTCTGGGCAGCCAAGGCCTCAATTTTCCTTGTCTGGCTGAGCTGCCCTATTTTGGAGTGGAAGAGTGTTCTTTCCTTAACTAGTCAAGGTTTTCCCAGGGAAAGGACTGAGCAAGGAAGAGCGTTATGTGACATCTAGATTGTGTGTCAGGAAAGCACAGCATGACTTCAGTGGGAAGGAGAGTGACAGGGACCCCAGAAGGCTGGAAGGTGCTGAGGGGGAGGCTGAAGTTGGCATGGGTGGTAGCAACTGAGCTTGGGGCTGCCCTAGGGACTTTGCCTGAATGGGACTTTGCGATCAGACTTCGGTCCTCCAGGCAGATTCCCAGAAACTTTGAGGCAGGAACCAGCCCCAGGCTTCTGAATTCCTGGACAGATAGATCAGACTAGCAGCCTCTTGAACAGCCAGTGTAGTGAAAAAAGTATCTTGGATTGGGAGCTACAGGGTTGGGGTCCAGCGGCTAATACTTagcgtgaccttgggcaagcccctttctttctctgcatCTGGCTAGCCTTCTAACAAACACAAGATCTCCAAAGCCTCTTCCGGCTTGAAATCCTATGCTCAGATTGGAAAAAGCAACCTCAGCTGCTTGAGGAGTGCTGGGAGCTGTCTGCTGCTTGGTGCTGAACCTGCTCCAAGAGATTTGCCAGCAGCTCAGGCCCCACCAGGTTTTACCTCTGGTCTCGGGGCAGATCCTCAGCTCTGTCCCAAGGAGCACTCATCCCCCGAGGGTCCTGGCTCCCCCTCCGGAGCCTTATGGGAGGGAGTGTCTGCCATTAATTCTTCCCTGGGGCCAGCCAGCCCTTCATCTTAACTCAGGGAAAGGAAGGTGATCTTGGGGAAGGCCGGAGCCATAGGTTGGGGTGTCTGCATCACGAATGGACTCTGACCACATCTCTGTTCCCCAAAGGGCCAAGCGAGCCACCGAAGTGCTCTTAGCGGACCCATGCTTCCAGCTCCGCTCCATCCAGTACCTCCTGGGCCAGCCAGAACCCACGGCCTCTGGggccacccctccccctccagagAGGAAGCACTTCTCCCTGCAGAGTTGTGAGTATGGGACTCAGGACACATTTCCCCTTGCAAGCCTGTTTGGCTTGGAATCCAGATCCAATATGAAGACTGTGTGGGCAAATCAGCTCACATTTCAGAACCTCTATGTCTTTTAACTGTCAACAAGAAATAAGAACCCTTCTTTCACCCACCTCAAAGAAGATAATGGGTAAGGGACACATAGATGAGGGCCTTCCTATTTCAGGACTTCAGAGGATGTTGTCTCCTGCCCTCCCCAGGCCATTTTTCAGCTAGCTATCTAATCACTGTGCTGTGGAGGAAATAGATGTGGGGTTCCACTCCGCCACCATCCTGTTCGCAGGCACTGGCCAGAGCTGAAGAGCTAAGCTCCAGTGCTCTGGAGGGTGACTGGAGCAATAGCAACAGGCCAAAAGCAGGGCCCCAGAAGagccttcctctttttttctgagcTAGGAAAGGACCCCCCCACACCCCAAAGTTAAGATGCCTCTGAGGGTAGAATAGGATACAGACAAGATTTTTACCTTGATTCTCCCCAGACACTGATTACATCAGCCAGGAGGAATTAGCTAAAGTGGATCAGATGCTGGGCCACCTGAGTGAGGAGTCCAAGCAGGCGGCTGCCTCCACTTTGGTGAGTGTCTCTCTGGGACCCTGAGCCATTttggtgcatgtgtgtgtatgcctGAGTTTCTGGGCAGCTGATGCATTTGCCAATAGATATAGATGCATTGAGCCTTAGTTCAGCTTGGGAGGTCCCTACAAAACTGGGATCATTTCCCTCAAGGGAAGTAAACCTAGTAGGGTCCccgcctcctcttcctctccccccagcCCACCAGTGAGGAGGATCTGTGCCCCATCTGCTACGCCCACCCCATCTCTGCTGTGTTCCGGCCCTGTGGCCATAAGTCCTGCAAGTGAGTACCTGGCCTGGGGGAGGGGCTGggcttgggggggaggaggggaaccAGAAGACTGAAACCTGTCTTCCCTCACCGTTCCCAGAGCCTGCATCAACCAGCACCTGATGAACAACAAAGACTGTTTCTTCTGCAAAGCTACAATCACTGGGGTGGATGACTATGAGAAGCCAGCTTCCTCATCCTAGACCCCTCTCAGGGTGGGGGCCCCTAACCCGCTCGTTGGGCCCCAGGGTAAGGCTAGGGAGAGGACAGGCACAGTCCTCCCTGTTTATAAGCCTCCCTTGATGGGCAGCTCCTTCACCAGCCGGGGCGTGTCCTGAGGAAACCAGAGGGAGAGGGATGGGAGGCTGCTGAGTGCCAGTGGTTTTTCCCTGCTCTTCCCAGCACATAGAGGACAGGACTTCCCTTCCCTGGCACTGGCTTTACAAAAAGGGGGGTGGGGAGTAGACACTTACCGGTGTGAGTATTAAATTATTATTCCGTACAGTCCAGCCCTGCCTTTTTTCTAGTGGGATAAGGGCCTGGGACCATTGGTCAGATAAAGGGAGGTACGAGGTGAACTCAGAGGCCCCAAGTGCCAAGAAAAAAGCAGGAGGAGGCCGGCTGCAGAGAGACAGACCCCTGCTCCACACAGCGCACACACGGCCAGGCTTAAACAATATAACTCCAGCTTTGTTTAAACTCTTACATTATAAACAGAGCTATTTACATgggccttccccttccctttgtGGTGAGGGGTTGGGGAGAGGGCGCCAGGTCCTCCCCTCAGAGGCACAGAAGCACCTGAGCTTTGCccagggaagtggggattgccaCGCTCAGCATCTTGTTCACATGATGATTCGTGGCTCGGGCACTGACTCGCCAATGGACTTGTGGGGCAACACGCTGGCCCCGTTGAGGTAGAGCTCATCACCTACAATGACATCTTCTCCCAGCACAGTCACATTCTCCATGCGTACctggtgggaggaggaggggggattCAGAAAGGAAGGTGCGCTCCCGCCTCCTGGGCAGCCCTTGCCCTCTCTCCACCCCAGGTCCTGCCgtttcctccccccctcccccaaccccgCTGGCTCACCCACTGGCCCACTCGGGAGCTCCAGCCCACAATGCAGGAGTCAAGCCACGAGTGAGAGCGGATGTGGGCGCCTCGCAGCACGGTGCACCGCTTGATGCACACACCATCTTCCACCACCACGTCAGGGCCCAGGCTGACATTGGGGCCGATGCTGCAGTTCTGCCCGATCCTGGCACTCGGATCCTAGAATCACACCCAGGGCTGATTTAATGGTTAGGAAGGCTTCTGGCCCCACAATTACCTTCCGGGAGGCTAAAGCCTTCCATTAGGGATTCATTCCATTCGTTAATCtgacaaacacttattaaatgcttcctaAAGTATTGTGCTCAATTTGGAGGAAGCGTGATGGAAAATTTatggtccctgccctccaggagtttGTACAGTCTgccagggagaggggagggaggtagACATAAAAACAAGCCACAGAAAGGAAAGGCAGAATTTCGAGGGGAGCCAAGGAAACAAAGTAATGCAGGGTGGGGCCCCAGAGGAACTAACGCAGCAGGTTGGCCCGGGCACATGTCCAGTCTGGCTGGAATACCAACCATGCAAAGAGAAAACCATATGCAAGAAAGTCAGTACGATATCCTACAACTCCATCATGGGAGCTTCGAATGTCGAGCTAACCCATTTGTTTCTGGTCACTAAAAGGTCAGACTGTGCATAAATCAGGGGAGTGCTTGAAGAAGCAGACGGGTTATCGTGGTGGTGGAAGTGATAAGGCCCTGGCACTCGGGGCTAGTAAAGCAGCAGAATTGTCAGGATGCCCCCGAGGTCAGGAGTAAGATTATACCCTGGAGAATGAAGCTGTCAAAGGCCTCTGTGAGAGCAGGAAGGTCGGGTCGCTTCCCAGGCAACGGGATTCACACTCACCACCAGCACGTTGCCCACAATGCCAGGGCCGGAACAGAGCCGCTCAGGCTGCGTCTGCCTCAGCGACTGCAGGAAGAGGCACATCCCCGTCAGGAAGTCCTTGGGCTGCCCGATGTCCATCCAAAAACCTAGGGGCGGCACTGGGGTTCAGGCCGACCGGCCAGCCCATCCAGCCCCACCGGCCCCGGCCCATCCGCTTACCTGGGAGCTCCATGGCGTACAGCTGCCCCTCCTTGGCCATCACAGGGAAGATTTCCTTCTCGATAGATGTGGGCTGTAACTGGGGGGCGGAGGGATGCTCAGGCCCTCCCCGTGCTCGCTCCCACACGGCCCGGCTTCCCCAGCCTGGCACCGGCCGCCCCGCTCCCATCCCGCCAGGCCCACCTGGATGCGCCGGAGCACGCTGGGGCTGAAGATGTACATGCCGGCGTTGATCTTGTTGGACACGAACACTTGGGGCTTCTCCACAAAGCGGTGGATGCGGCCCGTGTCCGCCTCGCTCACCACCACCCCGTACTTGGAGGGCTCCTCCACTTTGGTCACCTACATTGGGAACAGGAGGGGGCAGCACTAAGCACGCTCGGAGTGGGGGCGGGACCTGGGCACAAGTGCTGGCTGAGACCTGCTTAGGGACAGTCTGGGGCGGTCTCTAAAGGAGCGGGACTAGCTGGCAAGGTCAAAGGTGGGGCCGGGCCGTCCCAGGGGCAGGGGATGTCTCACCACGATGGTCCCCTCCTGCCCGTGATGCCGATGGAACTGCACCATCGCGGCAAAAGGGAAGTCACAGATGATGTCACTGTTGAGAACGAAGAAGGGGTCCGAGTTCTCTGTGAGCAGCTCCCTGGCCAGCGCCAGGGGCCCCGCTGCAGGGACACAGGGCACCAGGGGCTCAGAGCCAGCCCGGGGCCTACCTGGGCCGGCTCTCCCGTGCCCTCCCTTCCCACAGGAGCCCCCTCCCCTCTTCCACCAACCTGTTCCCAGAGGCTCCTGTTCATGGGACATGGAGATGCGGATCCCCAGCTGAAAAGCCAGAGCAGACGGGGTCAGCGGGGCCAGGGGCCGGGATGTCCCCGCCCGGCCCTTCCTCCGGCCTCTCTGGGGCTCGTCCACCCCCCTCCAATTAAATCATTGCCGAAAGTGCTTCCCCAGGGGCCCAGTGGGGCCTCCGATGCTTACTCAAGCCTTCCCTGCCCCCCTTCCTCCGCCCCTCAAATACTCCCCAGACCTGGGCCCTGGGGGGCTTTGAGGAGGAGGGCGCCCTCCCCCTCGGGCTGGCCTCTTCTCACCCGGAGCTCCtgttccttcatttccttctctaacatcTCAGACATGTAACTCACGGCCAGGATCACATGATTCACCCCGGCCTGCGGAAGAGAGCGAGAGGTGAGCCTCCCCTCTCCCGAGGCTGGACCGCGGCTCCAGCCCTCGCCCGTCTCTGGGCCCGTCTCCGGGCCCGTCTCCGGGCGGACACCCGTGGGCACGGCTCCGGCCCGCACCTCCGTCTGGCTCCTTTCCCACAACCGCCCCGCGAGCTCACCTTCTTGACCAGCGCCTCCACTTGGTGGAGCAGAATGGGCTTGTTGCAGAAGTCCACCAGCGGCTTGGGCGTGCTCAGGGTCAGCGGCCGCAGCCTCGTGCCGTAGCCGCCCACCAGGATCAGCGCCTTCATCGCGCCCGTGCGGTGCCCTGGGAGGGGGAGACGTGGTTCAGCGGGCGCGCCCCGGGCCCAGCGCCGGCCCTCCGCCCCCGGAGCTGTCCCGCTCCGAGCTGTTCTCCACCCCCCGCCCCCAGCAGGCTCTGGCCGCTAGCCCCCTTCTCACCGGCCGCGGATCCGGCTCCGCCTACAGCCGCCCTCTCCGGTCCGAGGCCTCCCCCGGCCGGTGACAGGCCGCAGGCGGCCGCGCAGCGCATGGGGCGGGGCCGGGAGCCGAGGCCCGCCCATGGCCGGGCAGCTCCTGCCAATCGTCGGACGCCTACGTGGCACGACAGCGACGGCATGGCGTCGCCGTGTCGCACCCCTCCGAACGTAACCAATCATAACCCGAGCGCCCGAGGCGCCATGGCGACGGCGGAAGGGACAGGCGGGTCAGTTACCCATTGGCAGATCTGAAGACGCCAGCGACGGCAGGGGCGGGGCCGCGGCTTCCCGGAGCGTCCGCGTGGCTCCTAGGCTGGCGCCCCTCCCTTTTGTACCCGGGGCCTAGGAAATGGGGTGAACTCGACGTCCGGGCACTCCGGGCGGTTAAAGCTCCAGTCGCGTGGCCTCAGCCGCTCGCCCTTCGGCTTGCCTGGGCcgtggtttcctcatctgtagaaggCGGGAGGTGGGGGTGCATCGTGTCCGACTCCTCGCGCCCCTCTGTGGGGTTTCtaggcagagatactggagcgcTTTGCCACTCCCCTCTCCAGCACTTTACCGATGACAAAACGTAAATGAGCTGTCCGGGGTCACCCACCTCCTACGTGTCCGCggaggaatttgaactcaggccttcccgACTTCTCCGCGGCGCTCTACTCGCTGCGCCACCTAGCGCCCAAATGAGGAGACTCTAGGACAAAGTTCTATCCTTCTGCGACAAAGCACCTCCTCCCCAGCCCGTTTCCGGACCCAG
This sequence is a window from Sminthopsis crassicaudata isolate SCR6 chromosome 1, ASM4859323v1, whole genome shotgun sequence. Protein-coding genes within it:
- the AMIGO3 gene encoding amphoterin-induced protein 3, translated to MASLVLVCLLWSWLEKPPLLEADTHGSPDNASHVLQHCPKVCVCASDLLSCANQNLHAVPAPLPVMTTVLDLSYNVLPHLHPGWLVALPRLHILRLAHNQLRSLTRGAFHNASGLRRLDLSSNGLRAVGHHDFEGLTGLEELLLYNNHISFVDHGAFRGLGRLSRLYLSCNRLTAFSFHDLHGLSPRQLRVLDLSTNWLASIPVSEVVTLPAFIKNGLYLHNNPIRCSCSLYHMLLRWRQRGFSSVCDYLEEHVCIAFNVPSSRVRFFTHSKVFENCSSPAPTLEQSDAHLEVQVGQPLLIHCQASAPAARYAWVSPSNELLVFPGNQDNSIQVMSNGSLSIRAAQPSHSGVFVCLAAGSHLHHNQTHEYNVTVRYPPHESESFNTGLTTLLGCVVSLILVLFYLFLTPCSCCRRCCRPTALVPPQECSAQSSILSSTPPAEGPGRKTSTHKHVVFLEPVKEGQNGRVKLAVSEDFDLRNPKILQVKSDSESISSMFSDTPIMS
- the GMPPB gene encoding mannose-1-phosphate guanylyltransferase catalytic subunit beta isoform X2, with the translated sequence MGHRTGAMKALILVGGYGTRLRPLTLSTPKPLVDFCNKPILLHQVEALVKKAGVNHVILAVSYMSEMLEKEMKEQELRLGIRISMSHEQEPLGTAGPLALARELLTENSDPFFVLNSDIICDFPFAAMVQFHRHHGQEGTIVVTKVEEPSKYGVVVSEADTGRIHRFVEKPQVFVSNKINAGMYIFSPSVLRRIQLQPTSIEKEIFPVMAKEGQLYAMELPGFWMDIGQPKDFLTGMCLFLQSLRQTQPERLCSGPGIVGNVLVDPSARIGQNCSIGPNVSLGPDVVVEDGVCIKRCTVLRGAHIRSHSWLDSCIVGWSSRVGQWVRMENVTVLGEDVIVGDELYLNGASVLPHKSIGESVPEPRIIM
- the GMPPB gene encoding mannose-1-phosphate guanylyltransferase catalytic subunit beta isoform X1, which produces MRCAAACGLSPAGGGLGPERAAVGGAGSAAGHRTGAMKALILVGGYGTRLRPLTLSTPKPLVDFCNKPILLHQVEALVKKAGVNHVILAVSYMSEMLEKEMKEQELRLGIRISMSHEQEPLGTAGPLALARELLTENSDPFFVLNSDIICDFPFAAMVQFHRHHGQEGTIVVTKVEEPSKYGVVVSEADTGRIHRFVEKPQVFVSNKINAGMYIFSPSVLRRIQLQPTSIEKEIFPVMAKEGQLYAMELPGFWMDIGQPKDFLTGMCLFLQSLRQTQPERLCSGPGIVGNVLVDPSARIGQNCSIGPNVSLGPDVVVEDGVCIKRCTVLRGAHIRSHSWLDSCIVGWSSRVGQWVRMENVTVLGEDVIVGDELYLNGASVLPHKSIGESVPEPRIIM